The Dunckerocampus dactyliophorus isolate RoL2022-P2 chromosome 1, RoL_Ddac_1.1, whole genome shotgun sequence genome has a segment encoding these proteins:
- the LOC129187612 gene encoding potassium voltage-gated channel subfamily A member 3, producing MRREPRMDDHLSLLQSPPPSVTKTRGDNLVNHGYTETEADVMTVVACDNMLEESAALPGHHSLDRYEPDHECCERVVINISGLRFETQLKTLSQFPETLLGDPKKRMRYFDPLRNEYFFDRNRPSFDAILYYYQSGGRIRRPVNVPIDIFSEEIRFYELGEEAMEKFREDEGFIKEEERPLPENEFQRQVWLLFEYPESSGPARGIAIVSVLVILISIVIFCLETLPEFRDENRDPITIAPVINGTLPYFVSPFSDPFFVVETLCIIWFSFELLVRFFACPSKATFSKNIMNIIDIVAIIPYFITLGTELAERQGNGQQAMSLAILRVIRLVRVFRIFKLSRHSKGLQILGQTLKASMRELGLLIFFLFIGVILFSSAVYFAEADDPDSGFNSIPDAFWWAVVTMTTVGYGDMHPVTIGGKIVGSLCAIAGVLTIALPVPVIVSNFNYFYHRETEGEEQAQYLHVGSCQPLAEPEELRKTRSSSSLSKSEYMVIEEHGINSAFKQQPNFSTSAQNNSQNCVNINKKIFTDV from the coding sequence ATGCGTCGTGAGCCGCGCATGGACGACCACCTGAGCCTCCTGCAATCCCCGCCGCCAAGCGTGACCAAAACACGGGGTGACAACCTGGTGAACCACGGATACACCGAGACGGAGGCAGACGTCATGACGGTCGTGGCATGTGACAACATGCTGGAGGAGTCGGCAGCGCTCCCAGGCCACCACTCTCTGGACCGGTACGAACCGGACCACGAGTGCTGCGAGAGGGTGGTCATCAACATTTCCGGGTTGCGCTTTGAGACGCAACTCAAGACTCTTTCACAGTTCCCAGAGACCCTGCTGGGGGACCCCAAGAAGAGGATGAGGTACTTTGACCCCCTCAGGAACGAGTACTTCTTTGATCGGAACCGACCCAGCTTTGATGCCATTCTGTATTACTACCAGTCAGGAGGGCGCATTAGGAGACCCGTCAACGTCCCCATTGACATCTTCTCTGAGGAAATTCGCTTTTATGAGCTGGGTGAGGAGGCTATGGAGAAGTTCCGGGAGGATGAGGGCTTCATCAAGGAGGAGGAGCGACCCTTGCCGGAGAATGAGTTCCAGAGACAAGTGTGGCTGCTTTTTGAGTACCCAGAGAGCTCGGGACCAGCTCGGGGCATCGCGATTGTCTCTGTCCTGGTCATTCTTATCTCAATTGTCATCTTCTGCTTGGAGACACTACCCGAGTTCAGGGACGAGAACCGGGATCCGATCACTATCGCACCTGTGATCAATGGCACCCTCCCCTATTTTGTCAGCCCCTTCTCAGACCCCTTCTTTGTGGTGGAAACTTTGTGCATCATCTGGTTCTCTTTTGAGCTGCTGGTGCGTTTCTTCGCATGCCCAAGCAAAGCCACATTCTCCAAGAACATCATGAACATTATTGATATTGTAGCCATCATCCCTTACTTCATCACACTGGGCACAGAGCTGGCGGAGAGGCAAGGTAATGGGCAGCAGGCCATGTCACTGGCCATCCTGCGCGTCATTCGCCTTGTGCGAGTATTTCGCATCTTCAAACTCTCACGTCATTCCAAAGGGTTGCAGATTTTGGGTCAGACCCTCAAAGCCAGCATGCGCGAACTGGGCCTgctcatcttcttcctcttcattgGTGTCATCCTCTTCTCCAGCGCTGTTTACTTCGCAGAGGCAGACGACCCAGACTCGGGCTTCAACAGCATCCCGGACGCCTTCTGGTGGGCCGTGGTCACAATGACCACGGTGGGCTACGGGGACATGCACCCAGTCACCATAGGGGGCAAGATCGTGGGCTCTCTGTGTGCCATTGCTGGTGTGCTCACCATCGCTTTGCCGGTTCCTGTTATCGTCTCTAATTTTAACTACTTCTACCACCGAGAAACCGAGGGTGAGGAGCAGGCTCAGTACCTCCATGTGGGTAGTTGTCAGCCTCTGGCGGAGCCCGAGGAGCTTAGGAAGACGCGCTCATCTTCGTCACTCAGCAAGAGCGAGTACATGGTGATAGAGGAGCATGGCATCAACAGCGCATTTAAGCAGCAGCCAAACTTCTCCACCAGCGCACAGAACAACTCTCAGAACTGTGTCAACATCAACAAGAAGATCTTCACCGACGTGTAA